A single genomic interval of Bos indicus isolate NIAB-ARS_2022 breed Sahiwal x Tharparkar chromosome 5, NIAB-ARS_B.indTharparkar_mat_pri_1.0, whole genome shotgun sequence harbors:
- the GLI1 gene encoding zinc finger protein GLI1, whose product MFNSMTPPPVSSYGEPCCLRPLPSQGAPGMGTEGLPGLPFCHQATLMPGPHSYGPAREANSCTEVPLFPPPRSAVKLTKKRALSISPLSDTSLDLQTVIRTSPSSLVAFINSRCASPGGSYGHLSIGTMSPSLGFSPQMNHQKGTSPSFGVQPCGPHDPTQSGMMPHPQSRGPLPTCQLKSELGVLVNKCPEEPLEGDMSSPNSSSTQDPLLGMLDGREDLEREEKPEPDSVYETDCRWDGCSQEFDSQEQLVHHINSEHIHGERKEFVCHWGGCSRELRPFKAQYMLVVHMRRHTGEKPHKCTFEGCRKSYSRLENLKTHLRSHTGEKPYMCEHEGCSKAFSNASDRAKHQNRTHSNEKPYVCKLPGCTKRYTDPSSLRKHVKTVHGPDAHVTKRHRGDGPLPRAPALSSVEPKRERDGGPIREESRLTVPEGAMKPQPSPGAQSSCSSDHSPAGSAANTDSGVEMTGNAGGSTEDLSSLDEGPCLAGTGLSTLRRLENLRLDQLHQFRPMGPRGLKLPSLTHTGTPGSRRLGAPVSLDRRSSSSSSVSSAYTVSRRSSLASPFPPGSPPENGASSLPGLTPAQHYLLRARYASARGGGTPPTAAPSLDRTGALPAPPWRSRAEYPGYNPNVGVTRRASDPARSVDRPAPARVQRFKSLGCVHNTPTVVGGGQNFDPQLPTSVYSPQPPSITENVSMDTRGLREEPEVGTSMMGSGLNPYMDFPPADTLGYGGPEAAAAEPYGARGPGSLPLGPGPPTNYGPNPCPQQVPYSEPTPETWSEFPSHSGLYSGPKAPAGAYSQCPRLEHYGQVQVKPEQGCPVGSDATGLAPCLNAHPNEGPPRSQPLFSHYPQPPPPQYPQSGSYTQPPPDYLPSEARPSLDFESPTHSTGHLKAQLVCNYVQSQQELLWDSGGRGDPPVQEPLYQSPKFLGGSQVSPSPAKAPVATYGPGFAPNMPNHKPGSYPTPSCHENFAVGANKASHRAAAPPRLLPPLPACYGPLKAGGTNPSCGHPEVGRLGGGPALYPPPEGQVCNPLDSLDLDNTQLDFVAILDEAQGLSPPPSHNQRDSSEHTPPPSGTPNMAVGNMSVLLGSLPGETQFLNSSA is encoded by the exons ATGTTCAACTCGATGACCCCACCACCAGTCAGTAGCTATGGCGAGCCCTGTTGTCTCCGGCCCCTCCCCAGTCAGGGGGCCCCCGGCATGGGGACAGAAG GACTGCCAGGTCTGCCCTTCTGTCATCAGGCCACCCTCATGCCCGGCCCCCACAGTTATGGGCCAGCCAGAGAAGCCAACAGCTGCACGGAGG TGCCACTGTTTCCTCCTCCCCGGAGTGCAGTCAAATTGACCAAGAAGCGGGCACTCTCCATCTCACCTCTGTCGGACACCAGCCTGGACCTGCAGACAGTTATCCGCACCTCACCCAGCTCCCTCGTGGCCTTCATCAACTCACGCTGTGCATCTCCGGGGGGTTCCTATGGTCACCTCTCCATCGGCACCATGAG cccatctctgggattctcacCCCAGATGAACCACCAGAAAGGGACCTCACCTTCTTTTGGGGTCCAGCCCTGTGGTCCCCATGACCCCACGCAGAGTGGGATGATGCCGCATCCTCAGTCCCGGGGACCCCTCCCAACGTGCCAG CTGAAGTCTGAGCTGGGTGTGCTGGTTAACAAGTGCCCGGAGGAGCCCTTGGAAGGTGATATGTCCAGTCCCAACTCCTCGAGCACACAG GATCCACTGCTGGGGATGCTGGATGGGCGGGAGGAcctagagagagaagagaaacctGAGCCTGACTCTGTGTATGAGACTGACTGTCGCTGGGATGGCTGCAGTCAGGAATTCGACTCCCAGGAGCAACTGGTGCAT CACATCAACAGTGAGCACATCCATGGAGAGCGGAAGGAGTTCGTGTGCCATTGGGGGGGCTGCTCCAGGGAGCTGAGGCCCTTCAAAGCCCAGTACATGCTGGTGGTGCACATGCGCAGACACACGGGCGAGAAGCCACATAAGTGCACG TTTGAGGGGTGCCGGAAGTCATACTCACGCCTGGAAAATCTGAAGACGCACCTGCGGTCACACACTGGTGAGAAGCCATACATGTGTGAGCATGAGGGCTGCAGTAAAGCCTTCAGCAATGCCAGTGACCGAGCCAAGCACCAGAATCGGACCCATTCCAATGAG AAGCCCTACGTGTGTAAACTCCCTGGCTGCACCAAACGCTACACAGATCCCAGCTCGCTCAGGAAACATGTCAAGACAGTACACGGTCCTGATGCCCACGTGACCAAGCGGCATCGAGGAGACGGCCCCCTGCCCCGGGCACCGGCTCTTTCCTCAGTGGAACCCAAGAGGGAGCGGGACGGAGGCCCCATTAGGGAGGAGAGCAGACTGACTGTGCCGGAGGGTGCCATG AAGCCACAGCCGAGTCCTGGGGCCCAGTCGTCCTGCAGCAGTGACCACTCCCCAGCAGGCAGCGCGGCCAATACAGACAGCGGTGTGGAAATGACTGGAAATGCAGGGGGCAGCACGGAGGACCTGTCCAGCTTGGATGAGGGGCCTTGCCTTGCGGGAACCGGGCTGTCTACTCTTCGCCGCCTTGAGAACCTCAGGCTGGACCAGCTACATCAGTTCCGGCCGATGGGGCCCCGGGGCCTCAAACTGCCCAGCTTGACCCACACTG GCACTCCTGGCTCTCGCCGTCTGGGCGCCCCAGTATCTCTTGACCGccgcagcagcagctccagcagtGTCAGTTCAGCCTATACTGTCAGCCGCCGCTCCTCCCTTGCCTCCCCTTTCCCCCCTGGTTCCCCACCAGAGAACGGGGCATCCTCTCTGCCTGGCCTCACGCCTGCCCAGCACTACCTGCTCCGGGCCAGATATGCTTCAGCCAGGGGAGGTGGTACCCCACCCACTGCAGCACCCAGCCTGGATCGGACGGGGGCTCTTCCTGCACCTCCCTGGAGAAGCCGAGCTGAGTATCCAGGATACAACCCCAATGTAGGGGTCACCCGGAGAGCCAGTGACCCAGCCCGATCTGTTGACCGCCCTGCCCCAGCCAGAGTCCAGAGGTTCAAGAGTTTGGGCTGTGTCCACAACACCCCCACAGTGGTAGGAGGAGGACAGAACTTCGATCCCCAACTCCCAACCTCTGTCTACTCACCACAGCCCCCCAGCATCACTGAGAATGTCTCCATGGATACCAGAGGGCTACGCGAGGAGCCAGAGGTTGGGACCTCCATGATGGGCAGTGGTCTGAACCCCTATATGGACTTCCCACCTGCTGATACTCTGGGATATGGAGGGCCTGAGGCGGCAGCAGCTGAGCCTTATGGAGCTAGAGGGCCCGGCTCCCTGCCTCTTGGGCCTGGTCCACCCACCAACTATGGCCCCAACCCCTGTCCCCAGCAGGTTCCCTATTCTGAACCAACCCCAGAAACATGGAGTGAGTTCCCTTCCCACTCTGGGCTCTACTCAGGCCCCAAGGCTCCAGCTGGAGCCTACAGCCAGTGTCCTCGTCTTGAACATTATGGACAAGTGCAAGTGAAGCCAGAACAGGGGTGCCCCGTGGGTTCTGACGCCACAGGACTGGCACCCTGCCTCAATGCCCACCCCAATGAGGGGCCTCCCCGCTCACAGCCTCTGTTCTCCCACTACCCacagcctccccctccccagtaTCCCCAGTCAGGTTCCTACACCCAGCCACCTCCTGATTATCTGCCTTCAGAAGCCAGGCCCAGCCTGGATTTCGAGTCCCCCACTCATTCTACAGGACACCTCAAGGCGCAGCTTGTGTGTAATTATGTTCAGTCTCAACAGGAGCTGCTGTGGGACAGTGGAGGCAGGGGAGACCCTCCAGTCCAAGAACCTCTCTATCAGAGTCCCAAGTTTCTGGGGGGTTCCCAGGTCAGCCCAAGCCCTGCCAAGGCCCCAGTGGCCACATATGGACCTGGCTTTGCACCTAATATGCCCAATCACAAGCCAGGCTCCTATCCTACCCCTTCATGCCATGAAAATTTTGCAGTAGGGGCCAACAAAGCTTCCCATAGGGCAGCAGCACCACCCCGACTTCTACCCCCACTACCGGCTTGCTATGGGCCCCTCAAGGCAGGGGGCACCAACCCCAGCTGTGGCCATCCTGAGGTGGGCAGGCTGGGAGGGGGCCCCGCCTTGTACCCTCCTCCTGAAGGGCAGGTGTGTAACCCTCTGGACTCTCTTGATCTCGACAACACGCAGCTGGACTTTGTGGCTATTCTGGATGAGGCCCAGGGGCTGAGTCCTCCCCCTTCTCACAATCAGAGGGACAGCTCTGAACACACCCCACCTCCCTCTGGGACCCCTAACATGGCCGTGGGCAACATGAGTGTGTTACTAGGATCTCTGCCTGGGGAGACACAGTTCCTCAATTCTAGTGCTTAA